The DNA region TAGCCTTAGCCGCAGATGCAGCAGGCCCGCTGTTCTCAGCCGTCTCCTCGGGTTTCTCCTCGCCTTCGTCCTcagcttcctcctcttcttctccggtTGGGGCTTCTTTCTCTCCGGTATCCTCATCGCCCTTTTGCTTCTTGGCAGCTGGAGGACTAGTCTTGCGTTTCTTGGGAGTAGGACCTATATCGGAATCTAACCGTTAGCTATCCAATTCTATATTACCCCTGTCATAACAAGGACAATCCTCAATAGGAAAGAACGTACCTTTCTCCTCCTTAGGCTTAGCTCTATCTTTACCCTTCccctttccttctttctcttcggACTCGCCGTCCCCTTCCTCTACATATTCCTCACTCTCTGCCTCGCTAGGCTCTTCCTCCgactcttcttctccgccggATCCTTCTTCGTCGGAGGATTGATACCTATCATTCGTATTGTCAGCACATTGATTCCTCTAGTAGAAGTACTGCTAAGATATCAGTGCAGGGATTGCGCGCGGATTGCGCAACAATGCCTTGCAAAAATCAAATGGATATGGAAAGTTAAGCACTcactcctcttcttcctcgctctCATCACTAGGCAGCGCCTgcaattcctcctcctcgacaGCTTCTTGCTTTCGCTTGCGCGTAACCATTTTTATTAGTTTAGTAGACGGAGGATCGATGCGTAAAAGCGTGGTGTATATTAAATTCCCAAGAAAAATAGGCGCGGAAAattgaaaaaagaaagccacCCGAAAAATttaagaaagaaagggatgGATGGGTCGAAAAGGGTGAGTAAGACTGCGAGGAGAAGGCAGTAGAAAACTGAGCAAAGGGGTATatgtgtgtatgtgtatggaATCCAGGACACGGCGATATAACCACTACCACCACTACCTACTGATAGTTACGAACAAAAGAGCAGAATCTGCTCGGAAGACGTAGCAGTAGCAGCGACGCCATACATCATAGCTATCGCGTCGTTCTGGTTTGGGAGGTTCGAGGACGTCGGCATATGGTCACTGGCTGTGGTCAATGTAGACATGTTCCCGTGGATTGACCGGTGCGTGTAAATTGTGCGCAGTAGTTTGATTTTCTTGTTACTCCAAGATCGAGCTTTGGTTCGACGACGGATAGGTTGATTTGAGCTTCTGATTCCTTAACAGGCATTGCGGGGAGAAACTGGGGGATGGGAAAGAGGTTGTATTGTAATAAAATTACGGTATCCATCCAACATTTAGCTATAAAATCAGGTAATATCACAATAATACAAATACCAGGAGCTTCCCCTGGGCTGTACCCTTAAGAAATCAGATGTGTTCATACGAGAGACCAGAGAAGAGAGTAATATGACGCCGGACACTGTCTAATCCATAATCATTATAAACGTGACATCAATACATACCACCATGAACCGTGGCACCGACTGATAGCGTAGCAGCGGCACTATAAATACAACACAATCAACACAACCCTATACCAAACAATTACCCAGGGTATATGGCATGAAAATCacaaaagagagaaaaaaaaaatcactGCGCCAGAAACTCGAAACTCGCCATGCTCGGATCAAGCAGATTCTCATCCAACCCAAACCCATACGTCCCCACCATATCATAGATCAAATCCGGCGGCGGAAACCCTTGTGCCATTGCATTCGCGCCTCCAGGGACCTCCACGGGTGTCCCGCTGGTGACAATTCCGCATGTGCTTACTGGCACGCTGTGGCGGCTGCCATGTCCGTTGGGTATACGGCCGGCCTGCCAGGCCATTTCCCAGGAGTCGAAACGTTCGAGCATCTTGCCTAGTCCGCGGGCGATATGGCGGGTTAGGTGCTTTTCGCCTGCGGAGACGCAGTTCAGTAATTCGATAACGCGCTCGACCAAATTGCGCACCTGGCGGCCGTCAAGGCTGAGGTAGGCTGAGTTCCAGTTCACGGCTACTTTGAGGAGGAAAACGGCGGAGAATGTGACCATGGTGTGGGTGAAGATTGGGACACCAACTATCGCATCTCGGATGTCAGGTTCTTCAAGCACCATGTTCAAACATGCCATCGCTGACGAAATGGCAATGTTGGCGGACTCTTTGCGGTCCATGGAGAACACCGGGGTGTTGGATGGTGATAGAGCCCGGAGGGAGAGAGAATTGAGCTGGAATTTAGCGAAATGATAGTGGAGTACCACTCCTTTTGAGGGATACGTCCGTACATAAGGACTGTCGGCTAACGATGATGTCAATTCGCAAGGAGTTCCACCATAAAACTGGGAATACCTACAGGAACGCGGTTGCCAGAGTAGTCGCCATTGGTCTACTGCCACATTAAAGACCCGCAACTGACCAAAGTCTTCTTCTGTTAAGGCTTGTTCAGTATCTGATCCAAACGTCCGGTATGCCTCCGTTAATATCATGAACAGAGCTAGTTGTGCTATAAGTCGGATATCCCCAGGAACCACCATTGGGGACTGGAGGAAAGTTTCATAATTCTTGATTGCATTGTCCTCGTGCATGACAGGCGGTCGGCCGTATGCGATGCTAAAGTGGTGGTCACATACGTAGAGTAGATACCAAAGCTGCGCGCGTTCATACTGGTCGGTATGGCCGCGGATGAACTTTTGATAGCTCTGATGGAGTCCCAACTCGGTAGCAATTCGAACAGCATGACCTGAGAGCTTCCAGCTCAACTCCGAAAGCCAAAAAGCCCCGACGCAAAGTGCGCGAATGTCATCCAATGTATGCGCTCGTGACAGAGACATATTGGACACGAGCGATACATACTCGCCATAGCATCGATTCAATGTATCCGTACGATTGGGGATATGAAGCGCGGCAACAGTCAACACAGCCGCAGACAGCAAGGTTGATGCACGACGCACGGAGGTAAGATCGCGATGTACGAGGATAATCCCACCCCACAGAAGCTGGTTCATGGTCCGACTAAAATATGCGAACAGCTCTTCAGCTTCATGAACCGAAATCAATCCTCGCGAGATAAAGTCTTCCTCGAGCATGGTCACCTTGGGCTTTTCCACAGGGTTGTTCCGAAAATTGCGCAATTTGGTCACCTCGTAGAGACTGCGCATCGGCGCCGGAACCAGTTCTGGGTCCTGAAGATCCGGCTCCTGCGATGGCTCCCGTGTCACATCCATCACCGGCTCCGGCCCATTGTGGCTCGTGTTTGATTGTGCGTCATCGTGTAAAGAAGGAGGGTGTCCATTGATGGATGCGACGGGACTGGGATTGTTGCGACTGTCACCTGCTGGGTATGCGGAGAGCTCTGGTAGACCATTTTGGCGGAGGATATGCGAGACGGCCGCTTGAAGTTGTTGAAGGGAGGCTGCGGCTTGCGATTTCCATCTACAACCATCAGGACACATTAGCAGTCAACACTGGATATAGAGGTACGTATTCATTCAAGAGCCACTCACACCCCGTCGTCGTCGACGAACTTCTGCGAAAAATCGTTGACCACGCACTTGATCCCGCTCCGGAGACATTTCGAGCAGCTCGATGCGCCTGGTTTGATTTCGCAGCGGATTTTATGTCGTTTGCATTCTGCACCTGGAGCAGTTTAGTTTAGTACCTGTCTTGCATATCCAttgctctttttttttttttcttcctctatTCCATTCCTCCCCGCATGATTTATGCCAAGGCAAAAACACTCACAGGCACGAGCTTTAGAGATTCTCGGAAGAGGCCGTCCGTCGGGGAGATTAGAAGCGTGTTTGTCGTCTTT from Aspergillus chevalieri M1 DNA, chromosome 2, nearly complete sequence includes:
- a CDS encoding putative C6 transcription factor (COG:S;~EggNog:ENOG410PICM;~InterPro:IPR036864,IPR007219,IPR001138;~PFAM:PF00172;~go_function: GO:0000981 - DNA-binding transcription factor activity, RNA polymerase II-specific [Evidence IEA];~go_function: GO:0003677 - DNA binding [Evidence IEA];~go_function: GO:0008270 - zinc ion binding [Evidence IEA];~go_process: GO:0006351 - transcription, DNA-templated [Evidence IEA];~go_process: GO:0006355 - regulation of transcription, DNA-templated [Evidence IEA]), which produces MASTPRKRSSYDAGFESAQKDDKHASNLPDGRPLPRISKARACAECKRHKIRCEIKPGASSCSKCLRSGIKCVVNDFSQKFVDDDGVWKSQAAASLQQLQAAVSHILRQNGLPELSAYPAGDSRNNPSPVASINGHPPSLHDDAQSNTSHNGPEPVMDVTREPSQEPDLQDPELVPAPMRSLYEVTKLRNFRNNPVEKPKVTMLEEDFISRGLISVHEAEELFAYFSRTMNQLLWGGIILVHRDLTSVRRASTLLSAAVLTVAALHIPNRTDTLNRCYGEYVSLVSNMSLSRAHTLDDIRALCVGAFWLSELSWKLSGHAVRIATELGLHQSYQKFIRGHTDQYERAQLWYLLYVCDHHFSIAYGRPPVMHEDNAIKNYETFLQSPMVVPGDIRLIAQLALFMILTEAYRTFGSDTEQALTEEDFGQLRVFNVAVDQWRLLWQPRSCRYSQFYGGTPCELTSSLADSPYVRTYPSKGVVLHYHFAKFQLNSLSLRALSPSNTPVFSMDRKESANIAISSAMACLNMVLEEPDIRDAIVGVPIFTHTMVTFSAVFLLKVAVNWNSAYLSLDGRQVRNLVERVIELLNCVSAGEKHLTRHIARGLGKMLERFDSWEMAWQAGRIPNGHGSRHSVPVSTCGIVTSGTPVEVPGGANAMAQGFPPPDLIYDMVGTYGFGLDENLLDPSMASFEFLAQ